The following are encoded in a window of Arthrobacter antioxidans genomic DNA:
- a CDS encoding response regulator transcription factor translates to MWDERASRLRREITQLAAAGLSVSELHAAAIELVGRTVSAELTCWASIDPETQVISSMVSGQNRIPTDYEPRLAEAEYSLDEPHTFAALARAGATLARLSDLSADDRRRSTRLHTIWRPLGMDEEIRVLFRADGVCWGAAGLVRSGEDFTAREVEFLAAIAPAIGSATRLAVRSEAQGGTGPGRPALVIIAADGRLVGVTPDAREWQERLDAIAPGRFRVMMQVMASGSHAAEAGYFRARLRDADGRWAVLQASTLIGGEEDQVAVAIEPVTGDQLVGLLLLAYDLSAREREICREVIGGHSTAEIAGHLFISVHTVQDHFKSVFAKVGVRSRGELVARLRPDNPDAYATTDRQFARL, encoded by the coding sequence GTGTGGGACGAACGCGCTTCCCGCCTCCGCCGGGAAATCACCCAACTCGCTGCCGCTGGACTCAGTGTCAGCGAACTCCACGCCGCAGCAATTGAGCTGGTGGGCCGGACCGTCAGCGCCGAGCTGACGTGCTGGGCCAGCATCGATCCGGAGACCCAGGTCATCAGCTCCATGGTCAGCGGCCAGAACCGGATACCGACCGACTATGAGCCGCGACTGGCCGAAGCTGAGTACTCGTTGGACGAACCGCATACCTTCGCCGCGCTCGCTCGTGCGGGGGCCACCCTTGCCAGACTTTCTGACCTGTCCGCCGACGATCGGCGGCGCAGCACCAGACTCCACACGATCTGGCGGCCCCTCGGAATGGACGAGGAAATCCGGGTCCTGTTCAGAGCCGACGGCGTCTGTTGGGGTGCGGCAGGCCTGGTCCGGTCAGGAGAGGACTTCACGGCGCGGGAGGTGGAGTTCCTGGCGGCAATTGCGCCGGCCATCGGATCGGCTACCCGGCTCGCAGTGCGCTCGGAGGCGCAGGGCGGTACGGGGCCGGGGCGGCCGGCGTTGGTGATTATCGCAGCGGATGGCCGGCTTGTAGGGGTGACCCCGGACGCGCGGGAGTGGCAGGAGCGGCTTGATGCAATTGCGCCGGGGCGCTTCCGGGTGATGATGCAGGTCATGGCGTCGGGTTCGCATGCAGCGGAGGCGGGCTACTTCAGGGCACGGCTGCGCGACGCCGACGGGCGGTGGGCGGTCCTGCAGGCCAGCACCCTGATCGGCGGGGAGGAGGATCAGGTCGCGGTGGCCATAGAGCCGGTCACAGGCGACCAGCTGGTCGGGCTGCTGCTGCTGGCCTACGACTTGAGTGCCCGGGAACGGGAGATCTGCCGTGAGGTGATCGGTGGACATTCCACAGCGGAGATTGCCGGCCACCTGTTCATATCAGTCCACACCGTACAAGATCATTTCAAGTCCGTATTCGCGAAAGTAGGTGTTCGAAGCCGCGGTGAGCTCGTTGCCCGCTTGCGTCCCGACAATCCGGACGCCTACGCCACTACCGACCGGCAATTCGCCCGGCTCTGA
- a CDS encoding cupin domain-containing protein, whose amino-acid sequence METTVQYTPAGDGVELASPDAVLTVKVSAENTADQYELFEVTAPRGPATPLHRTGWDKTYYVLHGRMIVQVGDEGYDLGPGCSIAIPANALHTFTVLTPSTTFLVVSLTGSMGRFHADLDATVPRGRSIQDAAAELQAVLARHPVTVEGMP is encoded by the coding sequence ATGGAAACTACCGTCCAATACACCCCAGCCGGCGACGGCGTGGAACTCGCCTCCCCGGACGCAGTACTGACAGTCAAGGTCAGCGCCGAGAACACCGCCGATCAGTACGAGCTGTTCGAGGTGACAGCGCCGCGCGGTCCCGCGACTCCCCTGCACCGTACCGGCTGGGACAAGACCTACTATGTGCTGCACGGCAGAATGATCGTCCAGGTCGGGGACGAGGGCTATGACCTGGGTCCGGGCTGTTCCATCGCGATCCCTGCCAATGCCCTTCACACGTTCACGGTGCTCACGCCGTCCACCACGTTCCTTGTTGTGAGCCTGACAGGATCGATGGGCCGGTTCCACGCCGACCTCGATGCCACGGTCCCCCGCGGCCGATCCATCCAGGACGCCGCCGCTGAGCTTCAGGCAGTCCTCGCCCGGCACCCCGTGACGGTGGAGGGCATGCCATGA
- a CDS encoding DUF1304 domain-containing protein — protein sequence MTAIIWTFALIAALIHLAVFVCEALLFEREAVHHGIFLTNTADVPAVRLWAFGVGFYNLFLAAGIIVGVALWAMGDEPVGRALVIYICWFMMLSGIVLFIADRMAMGRPKGKGISGALGQGLPPLIALIAAVL from the coding sequence ATGACGGCCATCATCTGGACCTTCGCCCTGATCGCGGCGCTGATTCACCTCGCCGTCTTTGTCTGCGAGGCCCTGCTGTTCGAGCGGGAAGCGGTGCACCACGGGATCTTCCTCACGAACACCGCAGATGTTCCGGCCGTCCGGTTGTGGGCCTTCGGCGTCGGCTTCTACAACCTCTTCCTCGCCGCGGGCATCATCGTCGGCGTCGCCCTGTGGGCCATGGGTGATGAACCTGTCGGCCGCGCCCTGGTGATCTATATCTGCTGGTTCATGATGCTCTCCGGCATCGTGCTCTTCATCGCCGACCGGATGGCCATGGGCAGACCGAAGGGTAAGGGGATCAGCGGTGCACTCGGCCAAGGTCTACCTCCGCTGATCGCCCTAATCGCGGCGGTACTGTAG
- a CDS encoding GNAT family N-acetyltransferase, translating into MAQVIVQAWGETYRGLISDHILDDPEFTPARERQWITVLTDPRFIAHRVAVAEVDGSIIGVAMSGPGAKESDPLQLYVLYVVKQWHGSGAGTTLLEAVLAPGEAATLWVADPNPRARAFYRNHGFRPDGLEKVEDDLPVIHMTRASSRDQA; encoded by the coding sequence ATGGCGCAGGTCATTGTTCAAGCGTGGGGGGAAACCTATCGTGGCCTGATCTCTGATCACATTCTCGATGACCCGGAGTTCACCCCCGCCCGGGAGCGGCAATGGATAACGGTGCTGACGGATCCACGATTCATTGCCCACCGAGTAGCTGTCGCGGAGGTCGATGGAAGCATCATTGGGGTCGCCATGTCGGGGCCAGGTGCCAAAGAGTCCGACCCGCTGCAGCTCTATGTCCTCTACGTGGTGAAGCAATGGCACGGGTCGGGGGCCGGGACGACCCTGCTCGAAGCGGTGCTCGCACCGGGCGAAGCAGCAACCCTATGGGTAGCCGACCCGAATCCCCGAGCACGGGCGTTCTACCGCAACCACGGATTCCGGCCCGACGGGCTCGAAAAGGTTGAGGACGACCTCCCCGTGATTCACATGACCCGTGCCAGCAGCCGCGACCAGGCGTGA
- a CDS encoding phosphotransferase: MDGEPGQGAVVDRAILGAADVSEEVLVSMIEDDLGISGVELVSCHAEVAEYDLDALTTAGRYRVHGTARHTGGVSPYSFFVKVVQSWTRSPQFEHVPESFREIAAASLPWRNEPSVYRSDLGDRLPDGLSMPRAYSVVDIDDLSASLWLQFIGHDSTRWSVETFVRAAYLLGRLAASPTVRPLRTLGSTDVVRGYVRGRLDHQVLPILRAEELWAHPLVAPAFGPELRNRLLEAVEALPRFMEELDGAPLGAAHGDACPRNLLATSGDRTRLVLIDFGFWCEAPLSFDLTQLMIGEIQTGARPASELAQLEAACLPAYHQGLIDEGCHVPLDTLRRTHALLMLLFFGLSAVPLEVLFGLPAPGSAAVVRERARAASFVLDLLDSTRSP, encoded by the coding sequence ATGGATGGTGAGCCGGGACAAGGTGCGGTCGTTGATCGGGCGATCCTCGGGGCGGCGGATGTCAGCGAAGAGGTTCTTGTGTCGATGATCGAAGACGATCTCGGCATCAGTGGCGTCGAGTTGGTGAGTTGCCACGCCGAAGTAGCCGAGTACGATCTCGATGCCCTCACCACCGCGGGGCGCTATCGGGTCCATGGCACGGCGAGACACACCGGAGGTGTGTCTCCGTACTCCTTTTTCGTGAAGGTGGTCCAGTCGTGGACCCGCTCGCCCCAGTTCGAGCACGTTCCAGAGTCGTTCCGGGAGATAGCGGCGGCCAGCCTTCCCTGGCGCAACGAGCCCAGTGTCTACAGATCCGATCTCGGCGACCGTCTTCCCGACGGTCTCTCGATGCCTCGTGCCTACTCCGTGGTCGACATCGACGATCTTTCGGCCAGCCTGTGGCTGCAATTCATCGGCCACGACTCGACCCGATGGTCAGTGGAGACCTTCGTGCGCGCCGCCTACCTGCTCGGCAGGCTGGCCGCGAGTCCCACTGTTCGTCCGCTCCGGACTCTCGGTAGTACAGACGTGGTGCGTGGCTACGTTCGTGGTCGGCTCGACCATCAGGTGCTGCCGATACTTCGCGCCGAGGAACTCTGGGCCCACCCTCTGGTGGCGCCGGCGTTCGGCCCCGAGCTGAGAAATCGCTTACTGGAAGCAGTCGAAGCGCTGCCGCGCTTTATGGAGGAGCTCGACGGAGCTCCGCTCGGCGCCGCACACGGCGACGCCTGTCCCCGCAATCTGCTCGCGACGAGCGGAGACCGGACGAGACTGGTCCTGATCGACTTTGGATTCTGGTGCGAGGCACCGCTGTCCTTCGATCTCACCCAGCTCATGATCGGTGAGATTCAGACCGGAGCGCGCCCAGCCTCCGAGCTCGCCCAACTCGAAGCTGCGTGCCTGCCCGCCTATCATCAGGGTCTCATCGATGAAGGATGCCATGTTCCCCTCGATACCCTCCGACGCACCCACGCACTCTTGATGCTGTTGTTCTTCGGCCTGTCCGCAGTGCCGCTCGAAGTACTCTTCGGTTTGCCCGCCCCCGGGTCAGCAGCTGTTGTGCGGGAACGCGCGCGAGCTGCATCCTTCGTGCTCGATCTACTCGACTCCACCCGGAGCCCGTGA